In the genome of Flavobacteriaceae bacterium YJPT1-3, the window TTCCCGGACATCCGTCACGTGCACGGCTCTGAGACCATACAGGGAGAGTCTTTCCCAAACCTCTACACCTTGCGGGGAACGAAGTACAGAGACCTGGTCAAATGGTACAAAGGCGTTGACAATTTATTGGACTACGCCAAACAAAGTGACAGTTATAGCCATTCCCACATGCGATCTTGGGTAGGCAACGACTTTATTGTGGAGCGTATCCAGAACTACCGCGATGCCATTCAGTATGTACACGATCAGTCCATTTACCACATTAATAAAGGCGCTACTGCGGAAGAATTGGTGGATTTAGTGCAACTCCCGCAACATTTGAAAAGCGATCCCTGGCTACAGGAATTTTATGGCAGTGTAGAACACGTAGTGCGTAATGTCTACAACGGTTATTTGGGCTGGTACACTGGAGATGCCACCCAATTAGCAACCCCTTCGTTTGAGCGTAAAGCCAAGCTTTATGTTTCTGCCCTGGGTGGTCGAGACAACATTCTAAAGATTGCTCAAGAGGCTATTGACGCTCAGGACTACGGCTGGGCGATGGAGATCACTACCCATGTGATAAGATCGAATCCGGAAGATCAGGAAGCTCGTAACCTCAAGGCGAAGGCTATGGAGGAATGGGGCTACGATCAGGCCAACATCTATTACCGCAATTTCGCCCTTTCCGGGGCTAAAGAATTGGATGGTTCTCTGGATAAATCAGGAGCTTTCGATTTTGCCAATCCGGTCATCATTGAACAGTTCGCCATTGGCACCATACTTGAAAATCTACGGGTTAGCGTGAATGCTGAAAAAGCAAAAGACGCCGATTTCAAAATTGGATTTAAGATCACTGATCGCGAGGAACAATTCGGTTTTCATGTCCGTAACGGTCTCGCTGCCTTCTACGAACGCATTCCAGAAAATGCTGATGTCGTGGTCAGTATCCCCAGCCAGGTGGTGTATGATTTCGTACTGGGTAAGGCCCGGGTTAAGGATGCCATAAACAATGGAAAGGGCAGTGCTGAAGGAGATTTGGATCAGCTAGATGTTTTTGCCAATTATTTTGACTTTGGAAAATCAAACATCAATTTGTCTTCACGATAAGCAGTTGCTGAGCAGCTAACTCACAGGAATCGCATGCCTTGCTGGAGAACTTCAGCTTTTACGTATGCCTAGAGTAACACCCTATGGATGTCGCCATACTCCCACTAGCTTTAACGGTCATGCTTGGACCTCAGATTCTGGTGGCCATGCTACTGGTCACCAGAGAAGATGCGGTCAGCAGTTCCTTAGTTTATGTTTCAGCAGTGGGGATTACTTTGTTAACGACCACCTATGTGTATTACCGTCTTGCTCAGGCGACCGATCTTCATACGCTGGCTGTAGGAAACAGACCCAGTTTTCGATATGTGCTTATCCTCCTGTTTATCTACCTCATTGGCCGATCGATCCTAAATCGCAAGCAAATCACGGAACCTCCAAAATGGATGCAGGGCATCACCAAAGCCTCCTACGGGAAGATCTTCGCTTTGGGATGCGCCTTAATTGCATTCATGCCTACCGATATAGCCGTTTCTTTTTCCGTTGGGAGCTTGCTCCATAGTCAAGATTTGATCTTTTGGAAAATACTCCCCTTCTTGGGTGTGGTTATGATTATCGCTGCGCTCCCCTTGCTGTTTTTTCTGGCGTTAGGATCACGCGGACCTCAGTATTTGCAACAGGTAAATCAATGGTTAAATACGCATGGCTATCTTATTAACGTCATCTTATTCTCCTACTTTATTTTTTTGTTAGTATGACCCGAGCACTTTATATTTTTAGATACAGTCTTCAGTATCACGTTAACTCTCGCGCTAAGCTCTTGAAAAGAAAGCCGCTGTCCCTTCTGCTTCTTCTCCTTCCACTACTTTCCCTGCAAGCCCAAAAATCAAACTGTGAATGCGAAAAAGACTTTCTTTTTCTTCATGAAAAAATCGAAAGAACACCGGCCTATAAAATTAATAGAACAGCTTATCAGTCGACACGGGCTGAATTGCAAAATGCCGCCAGCTCCGCGCAATCCCAGTATGAATGTTACCTGATTCTCAACAAACTCCTGCTTCCTTTAAACGATAACCACAGCCGAATCTACGGGATCGATCCGGGGGCGACCAGCGAACTTAGAAGTCGGCCGGAGGGTTTGGCTCCATTTAAAAAAACGGCCTTGTATTCGGCCTACCCTAAAACTGCGCTCGATCTCGACAGCTTAAAAATCGCGCTAAGCGATAAACCGGCGACCAATCTGGAAGGTATCTACACCCGTGGAGATTCCCTACGTATAGGGCTGGTAAAGACTCACAAGGTTGTAGAGTACCAGGCGATCGTGCTCAGCGAGGGCTTCGAGCTGTGGTCACCCGGAGAAGTCATTTATAGCTATATACCTTATGGGAACGACTATTTACTGGGGGTGGGCGGAGGCATTTCCTCCAAAAGAATGATCGCCTACACGGAGCGTATCGATCAGGGTACTTTTGCCTTTATGGGCTTTTCAAAACATTCGGAGCAGTTCAATTATGGGGCTAAACTGCCTACTGATAACCTCTATTTCCGCCAGGAACTTGGCCCGGAAATCACTTACCTGAGCGTAGGAAGTTTCAATTCCTGGTATCCTACCCTTTCAGACGCAGAAGCTTTTTATGCGTCTCTGGAAAACAGCTTGACTAAAGAGCATCTTATTCTGGACCTTCGCAACAATGGTGGTGGCGGTGAACGCAATTCTAACCTCCTCTTAAAAATCCTAAAGAAGTATGCAAAAGAGCATAACCTTTACGTACTTACCAATCACCGCACGGCCAGCAACGCGGAACAGTTTACCCACGAGTTACGTTCCTGGAAAAGGGCGACCATCTTTGGACAACGCACCAATGGAACCCTAGCTTATGAGATCAAAGACTCTTCCTATGAATTACCCTGCGGGCAATTTGTAGCCATACTCAGTTCGAAAAAGCATGCTGAATATCTTCCTTTTGAATCTCAAGGCCTAGAACCTGATCACCTTTTAGACCCCACCAGCGACTGGATTGAACAGGTGGTTGAGTATATTAGAAATCATTAAGCAAAAAATAAAACATGTACAGCTTTTTAAAATACCTTCGACCCCTAGGGGTCATCGCTTTAATTTTACTTTTGATCGGGTGCACTACGAGCCATTCCCCAGAACCTGAGATTGACCCGGACCCATCCAGTGAAAAAAAAGCCATTCTCGCTGCCTTAAATCAGGAAACCCAGGCGGCCTTCACTCGGGATTATGAAGCCTGGAAAAGCTACTGGATCCAGGAACCCTACGTCACTAAATATTATCTGCATCTTCCAGACAGCAGTTTTACCCAAACCGAAGGCTGGACCGCCATTGATGACTTTGTGCAAAGCTATATGACTGATCATCCTGAACCCGATCCGTTGCCTGCTCCATTAACCGAGGCTGATATCAGACTCTATGGCACCGGAGCCTGGGTTACTTACGAGCAAATCGATCCCGCCCGAGGGCGAAAAAAGGAAACCCGATTGATGGAAAAGGACAATGGTCAGTGGAAGATTGCCGGAATGAAAACCATTATTTACGGGGGTCATTAAGATTCTCGCTTGCGATTCAATTACGATCTGAACGCCTAAGCTTTTCTTTCCTAACTTACTAGAGCCAAAACAAAATCGTTATTAGATCCTCCTGTTAACTACGCGAGCATGCATGACCTTTTTCTCAGTTATTCAAAGTCCGATCTTAAGATCGCTAAAAAGATTGCTCAGGCGCTTGAAAAAGAAGGTATTGATGTCTGGTGGGACCACGATATTGCGACGGGAGATACCTGGGATACCGCTATTGAAAAGGCCATTGATAGTTGCCGCTGCGTCGTTGTGCTCTGGTCACCTAGCGCCGTCGATAGCGAGTGGGTGCGTATAGAAGCGGCTGAGGGTAAAAAACGGAATATTCTTATTCCTGTTCGAATTATCAAAACAGAGGTCCCTCTGGCCTTTCGCAGACGGCAGTATAGCGATCTTATCCAATGGTCCGGCAATCACAAAGATCCGGCCTTCCTCAAATTAGTGAACGATATCAAACAGGTGCTACAAGGTGCTAAAACCGCGCAGCAGGACTTGCTGACTCCAGCATCCAAAACCGAATCTAGTTATCCATTAAAGAAAAAACAGTGGACGGTCATTATTGGAGCGCTGCTGCTCATTACCGTTTTTGTTTTGTATTTCCAGGGGCAGCTATCTTTTCCATCTACGTCTGCTGAAAAGACTATTCCTCCTATTGACTTTAATGCTTCAAGCAATGCATTACCCCTTGTTTTTGAATCAGCAACGCTTTCGCGAAAGGATACTTTTTATATTGATCGTGATCGCACGGTGAACTTCCTTAAAGAAGCGATCGAACGGCACTATCAATTTTCTCAACCCCCGGAGCTGCAGCGTGAATTGGGAGAAGGAGGCATCATACAATCAGTTTTGTACAGTAATCAAAAACCGCTTCGAAATGAAAGTCTATCCCTCGAAGATGCCGGAATAGAGCCCTATGCACTGATCCAATTCAATTATCAGTTGATCGTTCGTTAGACCGACCGATGGACAAGCTATAATCGAGCCAGCACAAAAACATAATTATTTGATAATTAATTATTTACTATCTTACCTCATTGCAGTAAACCATCAAACCGATCGATAGTTCAAACGATGAATCTTAAATCATTACTTGTTTCAAGCTGTATTATTCTAGCGAGCTTTACCCCTAGGGTTAGCGCTCAAGATTCAATCGCTCCCGTTTCTTTCACGGGAATCGAAGATTCTATCGCCCTGGTTTTTTTATATCGTAAAGAAAGCAGAAAAGACACCTTTGCCATAGACCGCTCCTCGTCGGTTGGGTTTCTTAAAGAGCAACTCATCAAGCACTACGACCTTAAATTTCCACCACAGTTGATAGAAAGAGCCGCTTCGGGTGGATATAACTTGAATACGCTCTTATTGGCGAATCAACAGCCTCAATACAGGGAAGGGAATTCGATCCAAAACGCAGAAGTGGACCCATACGCCTTATTGGACCTGGACTTTATGATGACCCAAAACGCCATCATGGCCTGCCAACCCATCTCCATGGTCATACAAGTCGATGGCATTTCACCTGTCAAAGGAGTGACCCCCACTTTGACTATTGGAGGAACACATGTTTCTAGTGAAGTAACCGTAGCCAAGGACAAGTATCAGTTTTATTTTGATGCGATCGGTTTATGCAACTACAATTCTTGGATAGGCAAATTAGAACTCGGTGATGAGCGCTATTACCTGACAAATCCAGTTCAGGCTGACTTTAAAACTAAATTTGATGCCGATGATCAACTGATCTTCGAAGTTCCTGAAATCAAAGACTAATCGTGAGGATTCGAGAAACTTAAGGATACGTTGGATCATCGTATCCAAATCCTTCTTGTCCTTACGTACACAGGTTTTTTAATGAATACCCTGCTCTAGACTCCACGGTATCCCAAAATACTAGTCCCATTTACGCAACCATCCCATACTTTCGTATCTACTGATAAATCCTAACCATGCGAGCTATACTTTCCTTCTTGGTGTTAAGCCTATTCCTTTGCTCTTGTTCTAATGATGATGATGCCAGTGATCAACAACGCATAGATTACAATTTGTACACCAATGCTGCCCTTAACATTCCTGCTGAGGATGCCGACTTTTTCCTGGTTACCATAGCGGAGACCGGAGATCAATTGGTATTTGAGTATGTCCTGGATATCCCTTCCGACCCGGACATAGCTGATTCGGGCTTTCGCGAAAGCATACTCTTTGAGATCGATGCTTCAACTACAACATTTGAAGTCTCTGACGAGGATTTATTGACGATCAATCCCTATTACCGACAAAGCTGTTTCTGTGAAACGGTAGAAAGTGTCTTGATTCAATCCGGTACCATCAGCGGTACCCGCAGCGATCAAAACTCCTGGCAGATCGATATCGATGTGGAGATTGACCTGGGAGGTACTTTACCTCTTGAGAAACAAGTTTCGGGGGTGTTCCGTCAGAATTAAGCCCTAGATCCAGATAAACACGGCGATACCGACAAATACGATCAGTTGTGCCCAGCGCATGACCTGCCCGGCCCGTTGATTCTGTTCAATATAGTGCTTGATATGTCCGGCCAGTAAGGCGATTAGGGCGAAGAGTATAAAACTGACTCCCATAAACGTAAGACCCAGCACATAGAACTGCATCACAGTGTCTTCTTCCGGTTTCCACAAAAAAGCCGGAAAAAAGGCCAGAAAGAATAGGATCACTTTAGGGTTGAGCAAATTCATGGCTACGCCTTGCTTGAAGTAATTCCAGGGACTTTTTTGAGCGCCTCCGCCTTCCAGTTGGATGCTGCCGTCACTGCGGAACACCTGATACGCCAAATACAAAAGATAAGCCGATCCAAACACTTTGATGAGGGTCATCATCCAGGGGGAGGTGGAGATCAAAGCGGAGACCCCAAAGGCGATGAGGGTGGTATGTACAATGCAACCGGAAATAAGCCCACAAACGATGGCCAAGCCGCTTTTGCTTCCGTAAGCCATGCTTTGGGTCAGCACGAAAATGTTATCCGGTCCCGGAGAAAGGGCCAGAGCCGCAGTAGCCAGGCTGAATGAAAAAAGGGCTTCCCACATACCGATCTGATTTAGGCCTCCATCCGATCTAATAAGGCCTGATTAATAGCGCGGATCAAGCCCGGTCCTTCATACACAAAACCGGTGTAAAGTTGGACCAGACTGGCGCCGGCGTCCAATTTTGCTAACGCATCTTCAGCGGTCATGATTCCCCCCACACCAATGATGGGAAAACTCCCCTGACTGTGCTCGTGCAAAAACCGGATAACCTCTGTACTTCTCTGGGTCAATGGTTTGCCACTCAGGCCGCCAATCTCTTTGCGATGCTTCCCATGAAGATCCTCCCGCGCGATGGTGGTGTTGGTCGCTATGACACCGTCAATCTGCGTATCCGAGACGATACCAATGATATCCATCAACTGCTCATTGGTCAGGTCTGGAGCGATCTTAAGCAGTAACGGCTTGGGATGATCCTTGCTTTTATTGAGGCCCTGCAATCGGATAAGGAGTTGAGTAAGCGGTTCCCGGTCTTGCAGTTCGCGAAGACCCGGAGTATTGGGAGAGCTGACATTGACCACAAAGTAATCCACATGATCGAACAAGGCTTCAAAGCAGCGCTCGTAGTCTTCGGCAGCCACTTCATTGGGCGTCGTTTTGTTCTTCCCAATATTGCCTCCCACCAGCACCTTTCTTTTTCGACGCAATCGGGCTACAGCCTCTTCTACCCCATCATTATTAAATCCCATGCGGTTGATGATGGCTTGATCTTCCTTCAAGCGGAACAAGCGTTTTTTTGGATTCCCGGTTTGGGGTCGAGGCGTTACCGTCCCGATTTCAATAAAACCGAAGCCCAGATCGGCCAGTTCATTCACCCCTTTAGCATCCTTGTCAAAGCCGGCGGCCAGGCCTACCGGATTGGGGAATTTCAGGCCGAAAACGGTACGCTCCAGACGCGGATCGTTGTTGGATTTCGCTTTCGCGAAAGCGGAAACCAAGCCGAGCCTTCCCATAAATTTGAGCGCCTTAAAACTAAAATGATGAACACCTTCCGGATCGAACTGAAATAAGAGGGGTCTGATGATGGATTTATACATAAGGAATCAATTCCGGCAAAGGTAATTCCTGTAAGCTCGTTGACCCAAATGCGAGCGGATAAATTGACGATTTGTATTCGATTTGCATGCCTTTGAATTAATTTTGAAAGCAGGAACAACCGCCATGATTGATAAAGAAAAACTGATCCAGCGTTTCATCAGCTACGTGACCATCGACACCGAAAGTGATCCGGAAAGCAACACGACGCCCAGCACGGAGAAGCAATGGGTACTCGCCCGAAAACTAGCAGACGAACTCAAAGCCATGGGCCTGGCCGAGGTAAGTATAGATGATAAGGCTTACGTGATGGCTACCCTACCCTCCAATGTGGCACATGAGGTACCTGCCATTGGGTTTATTTCCCACTTCGACACCACGCCCGATTTTACCGGGGCCGGAGTACGACCTCAGCGCATAGACGACTACGATGGCGGAGACATCCTTTTGAACGAGGAAGAACAAATCGTCCTCTCGCCCAAAGAATTTGAGGATCTGCTCCTCTACAAAGGGCAAACCTTGATCACTACCGATGGAACAACCTTATTGGGTGCCGATGACAAGGCCGGGATTACCGAGATCATGGAGGCAGTTCAATACCTGATACAACATCCGGAAATAAAGCACGGCCCCATCAAAATAGGCTTCACCCCCGATGAGGAGATCGGTCGGGGTGCCCATCACTTCGACGTGGAGCAATTTGGCGCCCAATGGGCCTATACGATGGACGGGAGCCAGGTGGGCGAACTCGAGTATGAGAATTTTAATGCAGCAGGAGCCGTAGTCACGGTCAAAGGGAAAATGGTGCACCCCGGTATGGCCAAGGGCAAGATGATCAACAGCCTATACATTGCACAGGATTACATCAACTCCTTACCGCGCTTAGAAACGCCTGAACATACTTCCGGACGCGAAGGCTTCTTTCATCTCTCCGAGATCCAGGGGGATGTAGAGGAAACCAAACTGGAGTACATCATCAGAGATCACGACAAGGGGCACTTTGAAGCGCGCAAGGCCATGATGCGGCAATTGGCTGACGAGATCAACCAGCAGTACGAACGTCATGCGGTCTCGGTAGCCATAAATGATCAATACTACAATATGCGCGAAAAGATCGAGCCCGTTATGCATATCGTAGACCTGGCCGAACAGGCCATGAAGGCCCTGGACATTGAGCCCATCATCAAACCCATACGCGGGGGTACCGACGGTTCACAACTGAGCTATATGGGCCTGCCCTGCCCCAATATTTTTGCCGGGGGACATAATTTTCACGGGCGTTATGAGTACGTACCAGTAGAAAGTATGATCAAGGCAACTCAGGTGATCATTACCATCGCTGAACTCACTGCAAAAAAATACGCCTCCTAGAAGCAACCTTTTTTACTTGTATGTATCTTATTTAAAATCAATCTAAATAATTTACATGAAACAATTCGTAGTTGCCCTCGCCTTAGTGATCTCCGGCCTTTTAAGTGCCCAGGAAGACAATCCCTCTCCATTTCTCGAAAATCAACCCCGTCACGAACTTCGTCTAGACGCTATTGAGCTTATAGCCGTCAGCGCACTGGAGTTGAGCTATGAGTACGTCATCAGTCAGTATTCGGGTGCCGGAGCTTCGTTGACCATCAGTCTGGACAGCGATTCTGTATCGGAAGAGAACTGGAAGTTCACTCCTTTTTACCGCCAGTACTTCTTCAACAATCAGGACTATGGAGCCCGCGGGTTTTTCGCCGAGGCCAATCTGCAAGTCGCTTTTTTAGAAGATCCACCTTGTGAAGAATGTGTGGAGCTGGGCGAGCGCGCCGATTTTACCACCATGGGTGCCGGCCTGGCCTTGGGTCAAAAATGGTTAAGCCGCAATGGCTTCTCTCTGGAACTAAGCGCCGGTATAGGTCGCTACTTCATCAATAACCAGGACCGCGATTTTTATTTTAGAGGCGGTGTTCTGGTAGGCTATCGCTTTTAGAAAATAAAAACCCGAGGCTCACGCCTCGGGTTTTTATTTGCATCTATTCGGCCCTATTTCTTTTTGGCCGGTGGAGCATTTAATTTACTGCTCATTTCCATGGAGATGGCAGACTGTTCCATTTTTACTTTCCCGGCTCCTATCTCGATCACACAAGTGCCGTCGTTATTGAGATCCAGTACCTTCCCGTGCATACCGCTTTTGGTGATCACACGATCCCCTCGCTTAAGGCTGCTGGCAAAGGCTTTTTCTTTTTTCTGCTTACGCATCTGGGGCAAGATGATAAACAGGTAAAAGACAATAAAAATGAGTATAAACGGTAAAAACTGTTGTATTTGCTCCATGAATTAGACTTATGCTCCGGCTTTAGGTACTACGAAAGCGTTGATTTTCACTTGCTCCGTTCCGGCTTCAGTATTGGTTTTGATGGTTACGGTTTTAGTCACCGCATTGGTCCCGCTACCGTTGTATTTCACAAGAAGCTCTCCTTTTTCTCCCGGTTGTACAGGCTCCTTAGAGTAAGAAGGTACAGTACATCCGCAAGTACTTTTAGCATCAACGATCACTAAAGGTGCCTTACCGGTATTGGTAAAGGTAAATACGTGCTCCACATTGTCATTCTTGTTGATCGTTCCAAAGTCAAACTCCGTTTCGTCAAAAGTCATGACCGGGAAAACAGCCGCTTCTGCATCTCGTGCAGCAGCAACTTCCACATTCTCTTCTTTTACTTTGCTCGAGGCATCCTCTTTACACGCTGTAAACGCTACAGTGGCCACAGCAGCAAGCATTAAAATTCCTTTTTTCATTTTGTTAAGTATTAAAGGGTTATAAGTAGGTCGCAAAAATAAGATAATTTTTCATTCAATCAGTCCGCGCCCGGTTTTGTTCAATTTGCCCTCCTTTTTGTACTCGCGTTTCATACGGTCTAAGATCCCGTTGATGAAGATACTGCTCTTGGGAGTGCTGTATTCTTTGGCGATCTCCAGATACTCATTGATGGAGGCCTTTACCGGTATCTCCGGGAATTTTTGAAATTCACATAGGGCCATAGTGATCAGTACCAGATCGATCTCAGCGATGCGGTCTTTATCCCAGTTGGGCGTACGCGTGATCACCTCCTGAGTCAGCGACTCCCGGCTTTGAGCCGCCCGTAGAAACAAGTTTTTGGTAAACTGCTCGTCGTCCTCGTCTTTGTACAAATTGATAAGCACAGCACCTTCAGGGCTCGCCGGTTTCAGCTTACCCAATTTTTTTACGATGGTCGTATTTACTAAAGGCAGGTCATCTACCCAGGTGATCTTTTGATCTTCCAGGTAATCGTAGAGCTTTTCATTGGGCGCAATGACCTGTTTGAATAGATCGATCACAAAGGCCCGATCTTCCTTAAAGCTGTCTGTTTCAGACTCCATGTATTCCTGATACACGCTTCCGGCTACCATCTCGTGGTACAGTATATCCACATACTCATCGTCCAATTCCCAGTTCTTGAGCTTGCGCTTTTTCAATTCCTGTTGCAGCAATTGATTGTCCTGAAAATAGTTCAGAACCCGGTTATTGATGAATTTTTGATTGGGATTGCGCTCGGCTTCGGTGGCCAGGTGCTTTTTCTGAGAGATGTCCATGTACGCTTTCGCGAAAGCGTGCACTTTGACCAGCAATTGAAGCTCGAGGAGGTATAAATCGTACATCTGACCAATACTCTGATGCAGGAATTTCTCCTCTTTATCCAGATTAGGTTGTTCCATTTTCTGCATCGCGTAGAGCGATTGCATCACTTTTACACGAATGTGTCTTCGATTTAGCATAGCTTCAATGAACTTTTTGCGGTTTTGGCAACAGGTCAACTATCCACTACCTGACCCAGCGCAAAAATACTTTTTTTCAAAAACTAAAAGCCCGTTGACCGGAGAAATTACATTCGCCCGCGTAGAAGATGATTAATTCAAGCGTAGTGATCTGCATATCTGTCTGAATGGGTATCTTTGGCCTTGCTAAGAAAAAGACCGACCTCATTATCCAAACGCTATGGGAGCACTGTGGAGCCTCAATCATTATTTGCTTAAATACAAGTGGCGCCTAATTTTGGGCTTCTTTATCGTTCTGCTCGCTCGGGTACTGGCGATTTTGACGCCCAAGTTTTCCGGAGACATGATCGAAACGCTGGAAGATTATATCCGGAATGACAGCATGACCCTGGCCGAATTGAAAGAATCGCTGCTGATCACCCTGGGATTGCTGCTGGGAGCAGCACTGCTTTCCGCCTTTTTTACCTTTTTGATGCGGCAGATGTTCATTGTTGTTTCCCGCTTTATTGAGGCCGATCTTAAAGACGACATTTACGAACAATACCAGCGGCTCTCCTTAAGCTTTTATAAACAGAACCGCACCGGAGATCTGATGAACCGCATCAGCGAAGACGTATCCAAAGTACGCATGTATTTGGGTCCGGCCATCATGTACGGCGTTACTACGCTCATTCTCTTCGCTACCATCATTCCCTACATGTACAGTCAGGCCCCTACCCTAACCTTATACACGCTGATCCCCTTGCCTATTCTTTCGGTAGCCATCTATCAGTTGAGTCGGGCCATTCACAAACGCAGCACCGTGGTCCAGGAGTTTCTTTCCAAGCTGAGCACCTTTACCCAGGAATCGTTTAGCGGGATTGGAGTGATCAAAGCCTACGGAATGGAACCGCAGACCTATGATAATTTTGCCGGACTCAGTGAAGAGAGCAAAGAAAAAAACCTCGACCTGGTGCGGGTACAGGCTTTTTTCTTCCCGCTGATGATTGCCTTAATCGGGGTGAGTAATCTCTTGGTTATTTACATAGGTGGACGACAGTACATCGACGGAGAGATTCCCGATCTGGGGATCATCGTAGAGTTTACCATCTTCGTCAATATGCTTACCTGGCCCGTGGCCAGTGTGGGCTGGATCACCTCGTTGGTTCAACAAGCAGAAGCCTCTCAGGTACGCATCAACGAATTTTTAAAGATTGAACCCAAGATCGAAAATAAGGTCAATCAGCACAGTGACATTCAGGGAGCCATCCAATTTAAGAACGTTAGCTTTACCTACGAAGACACCAACATAACTGCCCTAAAAAACATCAGTTTTGAAGTCGCCTCCGGCGAAACGTTAGCCATCGTCGGGCGCACCGGTTCTGGAAAATCCACTGTACTCGAACTCCTGGGCCGACTCTACGACATTGAGAACGGCCAATTACTCATAGATCATACGCCCATTGACCAACTGCATTTGGATGATCTGCGATCGGCCATTGGCTATGTACCCCAGGATGCCTTTTTGTTTAGCGACACCATCAAAGAGAACATCAAATTCGGTAAAGCCGATGCCAGCGATGAAGAGGTAGAACAAGCGGCACGTGCGGCAGCCGTGCATGACAACATAGCA includes:
- a CDS encoding DUF1573 domain-containing protein — protein: MKKGILMLAAVATVAFTACKEDASSKVKEENVEVAAARDAEAAVFPVMTFDETEFDFGTINKNDNVEHVFTFTNTGKAPLVIVDAKSTCGCTVPSYSKEPVQPGEKGELLVKYNGSGTNAVTKTVTIKTNTEAGTEQVKINAFVVPKAGA
- a CDS encoding ABC transporter ATP-binding protein, giving the protein MGALWSLNHYLLKYKWRLILGFFIVLLARVLAILTPKFSGDMIETLEDYIRNDSMTLAELKESLLITLGLLLGAALLSAFFTFLMRQMFIVVSRFIEADLKDDIYEQYQRLSLSFYKQNRTGDLMNRISEDVSKVRMYLGPAIMYGVTTLILFATIIPYMYSQAPTLTLYTLIPLPILSVAIYQLSRAIHKRSTVVQEFLSKLSTFTQESFSGIGVIKAYGMEPQTYDNFAGLSEESKEKNLDLVRVQAFFFPLMIALIGVSNLLVIYIGGRQYIDGEIPDLGIIVEFTIFVNMLTWPVASVGWITSLVQQAEASQVRINEFLKIEPKIENKVNQHSDIQGAIQFKNVSFTYEDTNITALKNISFEVASGETLAIVGRTGSGKSTVLELLGRLYDIENGQLLIDHTPIDQLHLDDLRSAIGYVPQDAFLFSDTIKENIKFGKADASDEEVEQAARAAAVHDNIAEFNKGYDTVLGERGITLSGGQKQRVSIARALIRDPQILLLDDCLSAVDTETEEEILKNLKRETQQKTTIIVSHRISSAKNADTILVLEEGHIVQQGTHDELIKNEGYYRELYEKQRDEKDL
- the pepT gene encoding peptidase T, with the protein product MIDKEKLIQRFISYVTIDTESDPESNTTPSTEKQWVLARKLADELKAMGLAEVSIDDKAYVMATLPSNVAHEVPAIGFISHFDTTPDFTGAGVRPQRIDDYDGGDILLNEEEQIVLSPKEFEDLLLYKGQTLITTDGTTLLGADDKAGITEIMEAVQYLIQHPEIKHGPIKIGFTPDEEIGRGAHHFDVEQFGAQWAYTMDGSQVGELEYENFNAAGAVVTVKGKMVHPGMAKGKMINSLYIAQDYINSLPRLETPEHTSGREGFFHLSEIQGDVEETKLEYIIRDHDKGHFEARKAMMRQLADEINQQYERHAVSVAINDQYYNMREKIEPVMHIVDLAEQAMKALDIEPIIKPIRGGTDGSQLSYMGLPCPNIFAGGHNFHGRYEYVPVESMIKATQVIITIAELTAKKYAS
- the yajC gene encoding preprotein translocase subunit YajC: MEQIQQFLPFILIFIVFYLFIILPQMRKQKKEKAFASSLKRGDRVITKSGMHGKVLDLNNDGTCVIEIGAGKVKMEQSAISMEMSSKLNAPPAKKK
- a CDS encoding transcription antitermination protein NusB, which translates into the protein MLNRRHIRVKVMQSLYAMQKMEQPNLDKEEKFLHQSIGQMYDLYLLELQLLVKVHAFAKAYMDISQKKHLATEAERNPNQKFINNRVLNYFQDNQLLQQELKKRKLKNWELDDEYVDILYHEMVAGSVYQEYMESETDSFKEDRAFVIDLFKQVIAPNEKLYDYLEDQKITWVDDLPLVNTTIVKKLGKLKPASPEGAVLINLYKDEDDEQFTKNLFLRAAQSRESLTQEVITRTPNWDKDRIAEIDLVLITMALCEFQKFPEIPVKASINEYLEIAKEYSTPKSSIFINGILDRMKREYKKEGKLNKTGRGLIE